TTTTGATTCTTCCAAATTTGTTTTTTCTTCAGAGGATTTTAATTCTCTTGGTTCTTTAATGAAAAACATTGGGATAATTGAAAATGCTAAAACAAGAAGGACTCCGGAGTAAATCAAAAAATAATTTCCAAAGATTGCACCAAGAGCATATGCAAGTACACCAAATGAGCCTGATATCGTCTGCATCCAAGTGTACCCTTTTGTCCTAGGAACTCCTTCGGGTGTTACGTCGGCAATTATGGATCGAGTTGGATTGAATGATATATTAATTGCAAGGTCTAACGTAAGTGCAACACAAACAGCAACAATAATTATACTGCTGACTCCAAAAAATTTACTTATTCCGTCTATATTTGGAAGAGCAAATAACATTAATGCTGCTAAAGTCCCGCCGACTAAAATAAATCCTCTTCTTCGTCCGCCCCAGAACCAAATTTTATCACTAATTAATCCAACAATTGGCTGACCAATAATACCAGCTAGAGGTCCGGCAGCCCAAACAAAACCTATCTCATGCAAATCTAGATTATATTTTGTACGCATTAACCAACTGAGCGCTGCGATTTGAATTGAAAGCGCAAAACCCATAGCTGTTGAAGGTAAACTTAGAATAGAATAAAAAGTATTTGACAGTTTCTTTTGCATTTCAAGCATTATAGCCTCGACTCATTTCAATTATTGTTTGAAAATATTGCTCGCATCTTTAATTAAAAAATCTTTTTCTGAAGAAGAGTTTCGCAACCAAATGAAATGTACTCTCGTAATATAGGAATGTTAGGGAGTTTTATTGTCGGTAATCCAAATCTTTGCGCATAGATTGGACGGAATAAATAAAAATCTTTTTTGATCGGGGTAAACCTTTTTAATTTGTACTGAGTCTCAAATTCTTTGATTGTGCAGCCTGTACTGTAATGTAATTTAATTTCATCAATATAAC
The nucleotide sequence above comes from Ignavibacteriales bacterium. Encoded proteins:
- a CDS encoding MFS transporter, whose product is MLEMQKKLSNTFYSILSLPSTAMGFALSIQIAALSWLMRTKYNLDLHEIGFVWAAGPLAGIIGQPIVGLISDKIWFWGGRRRGFILVGGTLAALMLFALPNIDGISKFFGVSSIIIVAVCVALTLDLAINISFNPTRSIIADVTPEGVPRTKGYTWMQTISGSFGVLAYALGAIFGNYFLIYSGVLLVLAFSIIPMFFIKEPRELKSSEEKTNLEESKTDWNQYLKLLFAHSFSWIGVQTMFVYSIGYVEQKLNPADSDQTGQILSISFLILNAVGALLPAFVLEPITEKIGRVKTHIACLFVMSLGYFGIVLFGASSILVWSLMAVAGVGWAAIVSLPFAIMSEKVNKNRMGFFMGIFNLSVVLPQLFVSLVLGTFVQNAADKNIIFIISGVSLAISGVLWFMVKDSKAITVSEKTFVASH